The window ACGGCAATATGTGCGCTACGGCGGTAAGACAAGGTAAGTAGTGCGAACATCCCCGAGAGACAGAGAAGTAAGGCGTGGTACGGTGAATCCCACACGAAATGGCGTAGACGGTCTTCATACCCCGTATTGGAGGCCATGGCTAGACGCTACCGCATGGCATGGCGGCCACGAGCAATGCACTTAAGGCGAACACTATGTCGGGACAGCCAGCAGCGTGAGGTCAAGCACGTCGGCTGACGAGCAAAGAGCATGGGACGTACAAAGTCCCGTCCGTCATCGCTGTTCGAGCCGAAGGAGGATGCAAGGGACGTCTACACAGCAGCCGGCGTGCCATGTACAGCAACAGTCCTCGCACACTTCCACGATCAAGGGCGAGCCGAGATATACTGGGATGAGTACAGGGTAGTACATGCTCCATAATGATTTTATGCACAAGATGTATGGCATGATTAGTGGTATGGGTGCAGGTACAGGGCATGGAGTCGGACATGTCGTTGAGGACTGGAATAAGCGCTGGGGGCGGTCGAGTGGAGCGgttagtaccgagtacaagaAAGAAGCACTGGTAGAGGTGCTGTAGCTACTCGGTACTACAGCGTCGTATTGACCtgcccgtacggagtacaggtaccgcactggtcgtcgtcggtacATGCATCTCATCGTTTGCAAGTATACCATTCGAAGCACAGGCACTTGTACGATACGCAGCACTACTAGTACGCGCACGTGTGCAGTGCCaaagagtacagtacagtgcattgCAGCACGGTGCAGCtcagtacacccaagtacaggtacttacgtCGTTGTTTTGCGTCCGCCACAGGGCCATGGACACTGTTTGAACGCCACCCCTGAAAACGATGGCTGTGGCAGGAGCCGGGAAGCGGCTGAAAGGCCCAACTGACCGCCGTCCGcctccgcgccgccgccccacACCGAGGGAAGTGACATGCATCAAGCAGCGCTGGGTTGCCCCTTCCGGACCAGTTTGTCACAGTGACATGGCCAGTGACATGGCAGGAGCACACGCCGGGTCGTCGCTTCCGCCAACGTCATGTCACTTCCTTCCTCCGCCTCACCCTCACCTCGATGCCTCTTCAGCCGTCCCTCCATCCCTCATCCCCCCATTTGCCCATTCACCGACAGCAGCACAGCGCGACGACCCGTCGCACCGTTCTGCCTGAGACATATCATCGTTCGCGCGGGACCCGTGACCCCCCggacggccagcagccagccGCCAGCCCGCCCAGGGCTCGAAGCACGCCCCCCAAGGACGACCAGAAACGGAGGCCCGTCACGAGCCGGTCATCTGGCTCCATCTCGCCTCGTTGCCTCTTCTCTGCGGTGCAGGCCCTCTAGCTCGTCTTCTCGTCCGGCACGAAGAGCAACCGCGCGCGTCGGATGTGTCCTGGGTCGTGTCCGTCGTGGCCATGACGTGACGGCCTGAGCTCGGCCGCATCGCACTCCACACCGGTCTGTCTGTCCTGATCGTCTGTCCCTCTGAACTGTCCCGATCGTTTGTCCCGGACGCTTTTCTGACCCGCCCAAAGGCCAATATTGACACgggcacgcacgcacgcacgcgcacGCCCCTGGTACTTCGGAAGCGAGAGGGAGACTCGACTCGCTGGCCGGCTGGCCCATCAACCAACTCGCAGACGCTCACCCGTACCTGTCCTCCACCAGGTCCGACCACGTCGACGCGATCGAAGCTGCGGGTGCACGCTGCAAGCCTCTACTGCGCTCCTCCGTTGTCCCATTGCTGTCCTCCGCAGCTTGCTATGTCGTTCAACATGGCCCAGGATCCACCCACCATCACCCGCCGCCTTCcactcgccgcctcctccatctccccgacctcctcgacctccaGCCGTCTCGTCCCAAGTGAGGGCCTCCTTCAGGGCCGCCGTTTGGTGGAGCCGCCGAATGCATGCTCGTCCGGTGACGCCCAACCTTGTCGTCGAACAGTCAGCGACCGTCGACCGCATCAGCAACGCGCCGCCGGTAGCCGTCTCGTTCTTCGCTCTCGTCTGCCATCCTGTCCTCGTCTCGACAAACTTCCCAACGAAGTGCTTCTCCAGATCCTCGGCTTTCTCGATGTCAACGATCTGCTGTCGACGTCCAGGGTACATACCCATCTCACTCTCGTACCATCTCACACTCCTACCATCTCACACTCCTACCATCTCACACTCCTACCATCTCACACTCCTACCATCTCACACTCCTACCATTTCACACTCCTACCATCTCACACTCCTACCATCTCACACTCCTACCATCTCACACTCCTACCATTTCACACTCCTACCATTTCACACTCCTCCCATTTCACACTCCTACCATCTCACACTCCTCTCATACTACTCCCCGCCCGCCCGACCGCCTGTTGCTCGCCCCCTCACACGTTGTCGCCATGGACATGCGCCGGCTGACATGATGGATTCCGCAGACCAGCCATCTATTccgctccctctccctcgcgCCCATCCTCCACCAGTACCGCCTCCGCCGCACCCGCCACCTGCTCCCCCCGCTGCTGTCGTCACCCTCGCGCCCCTCGGTCGCGGATCTCATGGCCCAACACATCTTTCTGACCCACACCTCCGTCGTCTCACGTCGCCTctctcgctcgctcgtctCCATACGTCTGggacgccgcctcgccgcaaGGCCCGATCcagccgccctcgtcgaccgctCCCTCCTGCCCAAGGAGTGTGTACCCGGCCTGACCGCCGTTCACGTATCGCCTGCCTTGCTCGCCAAGCGCAAGGCGGTCGAGATGGAGCGCGTCAAGGACGGCCTTCGCCGTTGGGTCGCCGCCACGTGGACGCGCGAGGTTCACGAGCGGGAGGAGGGCGTGAGGCGACTGGAGGAGAGCCGGGGCGTCGGCCGCGTATGGCGCCTGAGGAGGTTTTGGGAGCGTGTGAGCAAGGGTGTCGCTCTCGCTCAAGCACAGACGGCATGACTTGGTCACCATCTCCGTCGTCCACAGTTTCCTCTGCACGACGGAGAAGCTGTCATGGCAACAAGTTTTCTTGACCCTGGCGGTCTTGTTGTACAGTAGATTGATGCCTCCAAGGCAGACGCATGACTTTGTCGCCATCCCCGTCGTCCACCATTTCCTCCGTACGACGGAGACTCTGTACGACGGACAAGATGCGATGGCAACAAGCTGTACGGACCCTGGCGGTCTTGGTGTAGAGTTGATATGCCTCCACAGGCAGACAGCATGACTTtgtctccgtctccgtcgtccacCCTTGTCCACTGCACGATGGAGAAGATGAGATGGCAATAAGCTGGACTGGCCCTGGTGGTCTTGATGCAGAGTCGATATATACCATCTCCTTGTCCATTCGCAACCAAACACGGCTGCATGCCATAAAGCCTGGTAACAGGACAGACACCAACAAAGCCTAACCCTGATATGTCTGCTTGCTCTCCAACGTCAGTTAATGTACAATAGTATATGTATATACATGCAGCTCTATCTACAGCCAAGTATTCTCGCTACGAGGGTCGGAAGAGAAAGCCGTTCCagtcggcatcctcgtcatcctcggtgtcgtcatcgtcctcgccatccgCCTCGGCTTGACCGCCTTCATCGGCCAACTCGGTCCCAGCATTGACGGAGACTGCAGCTGAGTCCCCATCCTTCCCGTTTCCCGTCGATGCCACAAGCGGCCTTTCGGGACCCGACTCCTCGCCGCGGCTCTCGGCTCGCTTCCGCAACGCCTCGCGCTTCTCCTTGAGCCGCTTCACCCGTTCCTCGAGCTCCCGCATCTCCTCAAACTCCTCCTCCAgcgcccgcgccgcctcctcccgtTCATCCTCGATGTCTTTATCCGCTTTGGCCTTGCGGCTTTCGCCATTTTCATCCACGgtggaagcggcggcggcggccgccgcagATTCCTCCGCAgtcatggccggcgccgagatgacggcatcctcggcataGGGCGCCGCATCGGCCGCAACGTCGGCTTCGAACGCGGCCCATTCGGATTCGTCCACGGCAGAGGTGCTGAGCGTGCTCGCcttccgaggccgagaccCCGTCAGTCCTGCCGCTTGTTGCTGCCGCTGTGGGGACATGGCCGAAGGCGCGGTGCCCGATatcgaggaggacggggtGACGTCCCGCGGAGCAGCGGGTGTGGCAGGTCTCGACGGAATCTTGACTTCGACTCCTTGAGAGAGCATTGCCGACATTTTACGGGGGAgagaggccggcggcggcggcgttaGCAGTGAATTCGGGTCCCGGTCGGCGTTGCCGCTGGAATCCGTCACTGTGTCTGGCCTGCTGCGCTTGCCTCGCGTACCGTCGACTGTATCGGAGTCTTCGTCTGCCTCGTCAGCGTCCAGCTTGCGCTTCTGCTGTTTCGGCAAGGTCTGGTTGCTTCCAACGGTGACgctcctcccctcctcgccgtcccgtGTGACATTCTGGCTTTTCAAGGTGGCAGCAGAAGCGGCGCGACGCTGATGACTATCGCCCTGAAGGTGACCGTCCCAGAGACtctcggccttgacgagctcgcggcATAATGTGCAGAGCAGCTTGCCGGCATCCGTGTAGGCTGCGTGCGGATGCTCTATGCGTCTGGCGGCGCGCTGCTGGCGGAGGAGAGAGCGTACATCAGCCATGATGAGGGGGACTGATCTGGAGGTCGAAgttcgaggtcgtcgaggctgtCGAGGTGGAAGCCGTGTGTGGACTGTCGTCGTTTAGAATTCGGGTTGGGCGTCACTGCGCCATGGAGAAGTCGGCTCGTGAGAACGATTGACGAAGAGAATTGACCAGGCCAGGTTGTAGCCTCTATCACCAGCTGGGCCGGGAGAGTGAAGTTTTCGACATGCACCTTTGTGCGGCGCAGCAAAAACCTTCGGTTGCCAGGCTGCAGTGCCAGTAGTACCTTCCGATGGCAGGCTTCAACTTACTGCAGTGTGAATGCTGAAagttgtcggcggcgggcacgcCTAGGCCGGTGATTAGCCGCGGCTGTCATGGTAACCGCAACAACCCCGCCAAAGTGGCAGCTAGTCCCTAACATGCCCGCAACTTGGCATTGCATCACGAACGAGCCATTATCAGCACGACCGACTCACTTGCTCAATTGTGCCTGGTCCAGTCCATGATATAACCAGGGTGCGCGGGTCACGATGGCTGACCAGGAACCGCACTCGCTTGCGTCGACGTTTCCGAACCCGCCGCCGTTCTGGCACGACTTCACGCCTGACAAGCTTGGCCGGATCGAGAAACTACGGAGcgagcttgtcgacgaggaagcagcCGAGGAGGCGACACCGTTGCGGGTGCCGAACCTACCGGACGATCTGACGAACTTGCAGGCACCTCCAGAGCCTGCGGATGGACGGTGGAGGGTGTTTGGTGACCAGTACATGGTAGGCCGCAACGGATCCCAAGCTCGCGGGACGTCCCTTGACTGACGGCGGTGACGTagctcgacgacaagctCCCGACACTCGAGGACCAGGGCATCACCAACCTCCACGCGGCGGCGAATGAGTCTCAGCAACAGCAGCTGcaggacaa of the Drechmeria coniospora strain ARSEF 6962 chromosome 01, whole genome shotgun sequence genome contains:
- a CDS encoding F-box domain-containing protein, producing MAQDPPTITRRLPLAASSISPTSSTSSRLVPSEGLLQGRRLVEPPNACSSGDAQPCRRTVSDRRPHQQRAAGSRLVLRSRLPSCPRLDKLPNEVLLQILGFLDVNDLLSTSRTSHLFRSLSLAPILHQYRLRRTRHLLPPLLSSPSRPSVADLMAQHIFLTHTSVVSRRLSRSLVSIRLGRRLAARPDPAALVDRSLLPKECVPGLTAVHVSPALLAKRKAVEMERVKDGLRRWVAATWTREVHEREEGVRRLEESRGVGRVWRLRRFWERVSKGVALAQAQTA
- a CDS encoding coiled-coil domain-containing protein 16, with the protein product MADVRSLLRQQRAARRIEHPHAAYTDAGKLLCTLCRELVKAESLWDGHLQGDSHQRRAASAATLKSQNVTRDGEEGRSVTVGSNQTLPKQQKRKLDADEADEDSDTVDGTRGKRSRPDTVTDSSGNADRDPNSLLTPPPPASLPRKMSAMLSQGVEVKIPSRPATPAAPRDVTPSSSISGTAPSAMSPQRQQQAAGLTGSRPRKASTLSTSAVDESEWAAFEADVAADAAPYAEDAVISAPAMTAEESAAAAAAASTVDENGESRKAKADKDIEDEREEAARALEEEFEEMRELEERVKRLKEKREALRKRAESRGEESGPERPLVASTGNGKDGDSAAVSVNAGTELADEGGQAEADGEDDDDTEDDEDADWNGFLFRPS